From Corvus cornix cornix isolate S_Up_H32 chromosome 1A, ASM73873v5, whole genome shotgun sequence, a single genomic window includes:
- the ARHGEF5 gene encoding rho guanine nucleotide exchange factor 5 isoform X1, which yields MQDVSLMESEETSEGGTTPPRASSTTGEAWDSSAVEGEHHATHTAAEMSTCPCNSAKGAELSTPKDCLAAPGKAAEMLGRPSNSMQKVPAGLEQGQGDTEPQKGLSELEGEMLLEEGGLDYSLKLRQLELVDLESNQDPSSHSRVQDEPVPGSPILQAMNLNTVFPQCQAELAFHGSDPQAQQTKSPLADAISSQRETPKCFLVCKTVSEGHYKAEPFLDNISKDSLQEVDAGAEKEQSTQKVAPAPDEQPTSEGAVEDTAKPYTSEDVQESLRAPQGLEENTDSSYQLPSTLRRDSQMSSLQAEGNTPAGETGNTSTVKDQGMAPKENSSASKCLHLEDDHRKTEGRPAPSAESAFQGKSTDKRTEEVNASQHKEPAQEEAVSELQQEEEEEECKEQNLPEGGKPLELKGQKNKEQKEQEQLQREELRLEEELKLEALSSAFGPEIPSVPRHTVDVCGLEYASLSEQTGSAFPPGESVSVDQHPGEDVLLKASVTEAGSGCQPPAVGPLSSNHLKPGGEAPHMCHVSDQAEDLEDSGRFSIGGQDIGEAHWDDKTRLGRENEHSDGHGKAVQRFDKREAPLCGRVTAPFSSENPEVPLPAHPSSGTSNLEPPDPIDLHPITGKAELWNFIPASPSELTSAASASVSEQEGARTASVTPEHCPGTLLNELPDSAGKPPNQAAPAQGWDPTPAETAVVRTDGGEAKTSHELLTSEEGFHEDLSGPNSFSVMYTSSLPLQGSLPGDRRSVASIAGPLEPSQTPGRTSTPLSHPETIQQNSPEKSAIIQGKETGTNVDHKAQQVPLFAEPDCSFFQKEPGSRISSVLSTLTWPSEDNTVLAENQQGQPLSPVSHSSLPLVSEPDAKQLRHPPSHVQRPSQPQAPALHANHLVPPPALEGYQPLAPRLHSRPPLSSGMDDDKLGAIHPALSHPLRTATSASDSNSVASASDGESLAERDDLVPVSGEWDLSDSGPHDTETSDDSGVSLLTKSFSALGSEMLVGCSDTNPETADHHMDIESGKSSPDHPSWPSLEGLITSPDSKSRDSAQLLPMLAFTNPIHFFQLSPPSPPTTRTTCQDEELRWEQPAGSFGADRKNIQAPLAVTEKTEGERRVRQRLEGEHQPKEEMAKHAPLGKSSSWPDKKNIGVAVQEPAANQENPIKSRVKTKDWHRQGLKRMSVPPDILQQVSSVPSEEEAPKAHREPSVSSETVIMREKKSADTTENFKRRHSKLINSSRLLYQEYSDVVLNKAIQSQKRVDYPEDIESSFPSSPRLRRKVLSPQDSYLQRLSVSSNASLWQDIPMIRGSRMLLNMSREEQRLQEAKFELIISEASYLRSLNVAVDHFQRSAELQAMLTNQERQWLFSRLSDVRDVSASFLFDLEEKFEEDMFNFHVCDVALKHAPDFRRVYLPYVTNQTYQEQTFQRLLNGNAGFQQVLERLESDPLCQRLSLKSFLILPFQRITRLKLLLQNILKRTGPGSEEEVQATQAYDALEKLIKDCNENVQRMKSTEELIYLSQKIEFECKIFPLISQSRRLVKCGELTALDFNNLSPKWKVTTRPIYLHLFNDCLLLSRPKEGGRFVVFDHAAFSDVRGEKCEMKLHGANKNLFRLFLLQNYQGKRVEFLFRTETHSEKLRWISALAPPRGELDLLECPDAPQVQCIKTYKARENDELALEKADIIMVMQYSNDGWMEGVKLSDRERGWFPSEHVENISSKHVRQKNLKEEQRVKNAKQQVFCRK from the exons cagGATGTGTCACTGATGGAGTCTGAAGAAACCAGTGAGGGAGGTACCACTCCCCCACGAGCCAGCAGTACCACTGGGGAAGCCTGGGATTCTTCAGCCGTGGAAGGAGAGCATCATGCCACTCACACAGCAGCCGAAATGAGCACCTGTCCATGTAACTCTGCAaagggagcagagctcagcacgCCCAAGGACTGCcttgctgctccagggaaagcagcagagatgctgggCAGACCCTCTAACTCTATGCAAAAAGTGCCAGCAGGACTGGAACAAGGCCAAGGGGATACAGAGCCTCAAAAGGGACTCTCAGAATTGGAAGGAGAAATGCTTTTAGAGGAGGGTGGACTGGATTATTCTCTGAAACTTAGGCAATTGGAACTGGTTGACCTGGAAAGCAACCAGGACCCTTCCTCTCACAGCAGAGTCCAGGACGAGCCAGTCCCTGGCAGCCCCATCCTGCAGGCTATGAACCTCAACACTGTGTTTCCTCAGTGCCAGGCAGAACTGGCTTTTCATGGCTCAGACCCTCAGGCCCAGCAAACAAAATCCCCTTTGGCTGATGCCATTTCCTCTCAGAGAGAGACACCCAAGTGCTTTTTGGTCTGTAAAACTGTTTCAGAAGGGCATTATAAGGCTGAACCCTTTCTGGATAACATCTCTAAGGATTCTTTGCAGGAGGTTGATGCTGGTGCAGAGAAGGAGCAAAGCACCCAAAAGGTGGCACCAGCACCTGATGAGCAGCCTACCTCAGAGGGGGCTGTAGAAGACACAGCTAAACCTTACACTTCTGAAGATGTTCAGGAAAGCTTAAGAGCACCTCAGGGTTTGGAAGAGAATACAGACTCTTCCTATCAGTTGCCTTCCACCTTAAGACGTGACAGCCAAATGAGTTCACTACAAGCAGAAGGAAACACCCCAGCTGGTGAAACAGGGAATACCAGCACGGTCAAAGACCAGGGAATGGCTCCTAAAGAGAACTCATCTGCTTCCAAATGCCTTCATCTAGAAGATGATCACAGAAAAACTGAGGGCAGACCTGCCCCTTCAGCAGAGAGTGCTTTCCAAGGAAAGAGTACTGATAAAAGGACGGAGGAAGTGAATGCTTCACAGCATAAGGAGCCAGCTCAGGAGGAGGCAGTGTCTGAACttcagcaggaagaggaggaggaagagtgcAAAGAGCAGAATCTGCCAGAAGGCGGCAAACCTTTGGAGCTTAAAGGTCagaaaaacaaggaacaaaaggagcaggagcaactgcagagggaagagctcAGACTGGAGGAAGAGCTCAAACTAGAGGCTCTATCATCAGCTTTTGGGCCAGAGATACCTTCTGTTCCCAGGCATACTGTGGATGTGTGTGGTTTGGAGTATGCTTCATTGTCTGAGCAAACAGGATCAGCATTTCCTCCTGGGGAATCTGTCTCTGTGGATCAGCATCCTGGTGAGGACGTGCTGCTGAAAGCCAGTGTCACAGAAGCAGGTTCTGGATGTCAGCCACCTGCTGTCGGCCCTCTGTCCTCAAATCACCTGAAGCCAGGGGGGGAAGCTCCACACATGTGCCATGTCTCTGACCAGGCAGAAGACCTGGAGGACTCTGGCCGCTTTTCCATCGGTGGTCAGGATATTGGAGAAGCTCATTGGGATGATAAGACACGACTGGGCAGGGAGAATGAGCACAGTGATGGTCATGGAAAAGCTGTCCAGAGGTTTGATAAAAGAGAGGCACCACTCTGTGGAAGGGTGACAGCACCTTTCAGCTCAGAGAACCCAGAGGTTCCTCTTCCAGCACACCCTTCCTCTGGTACCAGTAACTTGGAGCCACCTGATCCCATAGATCTTCATCCCATTACAGGAAAAGCTGAGCTTTGGAACTTCATTCCAGCTTCCCCCTCAGAGCTCACCTCAGCAGCGTCAGCATCTGTCTCAGAGCAGGAGGGTGCCAGAACAGCCTCTGTGACCCCCGAGCACTGTCCTGGCACCCTCCTGAACGAGCTGCCAGACTCTGCAGGAAAGCCACCCAACCAAGCTGCTCCTGCACAAGGGTGGGACCCAACACCAGCAGAAACTGCTGTTGTAAGGACAGATGGAGGGGAGGCCAAGACTTCCCATGAGCTCCTTACTTCTGAGGAAGGCTTTCATGAGGACCTTAGTGGCCCAAATTCTTTCTCTGTGATGTACACAAGCTCCCTTCCTCTACAAGGGAGCCTTCCTGGGGATAGGCGGTCTGTGGCTAGTATTGCAGGGCCTCTGGAACCATCCCAAACACCAGGAAGGACTTCCACTCCCCTGAGCCACCCAGAGACAATTCAGCAAAACTCCCCTGAAAAAAGTGCCATTATCCAAGGAAAAGAAACGGGAACAAATGTGGATCATAAAGCACAACAAGTGCCTTTATTTGCTGAGCCTGACTGCAGTTTCTTCCAAAAAGAGCCTGGATCCAGAATTTCCAGTGTCCTGAGCACCCTAACTTGGCCCTCTGAAGACAATACGGTCCTTGCTGAGAACCAGCAAGGACAACCTCTGTCCCCTGTGTCCCACTCAAGCCTACCTCTGGTGTCTGAGCCTGATGCCAAACAGCTTCGTCATCCTCCTTCCCATGTCCAAAGGCCCAGTCAACCTCAGGCCCCTGCACTCCATGCAAATCACCTTGTTCCACCTCCAGCCCTCGAAGGTTACCAGCCACTGGCCCCTAGACTACACTCCAGGCCCCCCCTCAGCTCTGGAATGGATGATGATAAGCTGGGAGCCATTCACCCTGCTCTAAGCCATCCTCTCCGGACTGCCACCTCTGCATCCGATTCCAACTCTGTGGCCTCTGCTTCTGATGGAGAAAGTCTAGCAGAGAGAGATGACCTTGTTCCAGTAAGTGGAGAGTGGGATCTCAGTGACTCAGGTCCCCATGATACAGAGACTTCTGATGACTCAGGGGTCAGTTTGCTGACCAAAAGTTTTTCGGCTCTTGGAAGCGAAATGTTGGTTGGCTGCTCTGACACCAACCCTGAAACAGCGGATCACCACATGGATATAGAGAGTGGAAAATCCTCACCTGACCACCCTTCTTGGCCCTCATTGGAAGGCTTGATAACATCCCCAGACTCCAAGAGCAGAGActctgcacagctccttccaATGCTTGCATTCACCAATCCAATCCATTTCTTCCAGCTCAGCCCTCCATCGCCGCCAACCACCAGAACAACCTGCCAGGATGAGGAGCTGCGATGGGAGCAGCCTGCAGGCAGCTTTGGTGCGGACAGAAAGAACATCCAGGCTCCACTGGCagtcacagagaaaacagaaggtgAGAGGAGGGTCAGACAAAGGCTGGAAGGAGAACACCAGCCAAAGGAAGAAATGGCCAAACATGCACCCTTGGGAAAATCATCAAGTTggccagacaaaaaaaatattggggTAGCtgtgcaggagccagcagccaATCAAGAAAACCCAATTAAAAGCCGAGTAAAAACCAAGGACTGGCACCGTCAGGGCCTGAAGAGGATGTCAGTACCACCGGACATCTTGCAGC AGGTTTCTTCTGTTCCTTCAGAGGAAGAAGCTCCCAAGGCACACAGGGAACCATCAGTCAGTTCAGAAACAGTTATAATGCG agagaagaaatctgCAGACACAACGGAGAACTTCAAGCGCCGGCACTCCAAACTGATCAACTCCT CAAGACTGCTGTATCAGGAGTACAGTGATGTGGTTCTGAACAAGGCCATCCAAAGCCAGAAGAGAGTGGATTATCCAGAGGATATAGAATCAAGTTTCCCAAGTTCCCCGAGGCTACGGAGGAAAGTGCTGTCTCCCCAGGACTCATATTTGCAACGTCTGTCAGTCTCATCTAATGCATCCCTCTGGCAGGACATCCCCATGATACGGGGCAGCAGAATGCTGCTCAACATGTCCCgtgaggagcagaggctgcaagAG gCCAAGTTTGAGTTGATAATATCTGAGGCGTCCTACCTGCGCAGTTTGAACGTGGCAGTGGATCACTTCCAGCGCTCGGCAGAGCTCCAGGCGATGCTCACCAACCAGGAGCGCCAGTGGCTCTTCTCCCGCCTCTCCGATGTGCGCGATGTCAGTGCCAG TTTCCTCTTTGACTTGGAGGAGAAATTTGAAGAGGACATGTTCAACTTCCATGTGTGTGACGTGGCTCTGAAACACGCCCCTGATTTCCGCCGGGTGTATCTGCCATATGTGACAAACCAGACATACCAGGAGCAAACCTTCCAGAGGTTACT aaatggaaatgcaggGTTCCAGCAAGTCCTGGAGAGACTGGAAAGTGATCCACTATGCCAGCGCCTCTCACTTAAatccttcctcatcctcccctTCCAGCGCATCACTCGACTCAAGCTCCTCCTACAG AATATCCTGAAAAGAACTGGGCCTGGGTCTGAGGAGGAAGTGCAAGCAACACAGGCCTATGATGCACTTGAAAAG ctcaTCAAGGACTGCAATGAGAATGTCCAGCGCATGAAGAGCACTGAAGAGCTGATCTACCTCAGCCAGAAGATTGAATTTGAGTGTAAG ATATTCCCACTCATCTCACAGTCAAGGCGACTTGTGAAGTGTGGCGAGTTGACAGCACTGGACTTCAACAACCTGAGTCCAAAATGGAAAGTCACCACCCGGCCCATCTACCTGCACCTTTTCAATGACTGTCTGCTCCTGTCTCGGCCCAAGGA GGGTGGACGTTTTGTTGTGTTCGACCACGCTGCTTTTTCGGATGTGCGTGGGGAGAAGTGCGAGATGAAACTCCATGGGGCAAACAAAAACCTCTTCCGTCTCTTCCTGCTTCAGAATTACCAGGGAAAGAGAGTGGAGTTCTTGTTTCGGACAGAGACACA cagtgagAAGCTGAGGTGGATCTCTGCTTTGGCTCCTCCACGGGGAGAGCTGGATCTCCTGGAATGCCCTG ATGCACCACAGGTTCAGTGCATAAAGACTTACAAGGCTCGGGAAAACGATGAGCTGGCTTTGGAGAAGGCAGATATCATCATGGTTATGCAGTACAGCAATGATG GGTGGATGGAAGGAGTAAAACTCTCAGACCGGGAGAGAGGCTGGTTCCCCTCAGAACATGTGGAAAACATCTCCAGCAAACACGTGCGGCAGAAGAACCTGAAGGAGGAGCAACGGGTGAAGAATGCCAAGCAGCAGGTCTTCTGCAGGAAATAA